In one Candidatus Nitronereus thalassa genomic region, the following are encoded:
- a CDS encoding DUF1295 domain-containing protein: MMDWGLFLWGGLVTTPMMGGLWCAYHWYHRNAGLADVGFCIGFGLVSLGLGLLAGGEVTHRIVIACLGAGYGFRLGLYIFYARILNATEDPRYQLIRDKIGPKAEWWMFMYFMGQALAIAVFSVPLLVLMANPESTWNWWELAGVCVWFIGVGGETISDYQLMRFRRHAYNQGKTCREGLWRYSRHPNYFFEGVHWCSYVIMSVGLPNAWLTLVGPILMIGALLKVSGIPFAEAQALVSRGDDYREYQRTTNAFIPWFPKEVKR; the protein is encoded by the coding sequence ATGATGGATTGGGGATTATTTCTCTGGGGAGGGTTGGTGACGACGCCCATGATGGGAGGGCTCTGGTGTGCCTATCATTGGTATCATCGAAATGCAGGGTTGGCAGATGTGGGATTTTGTATCGGATTCGGATTGGTCTCCCTTGGCTTAGGTTTGTTGGCTGGTGGTGAGGTGACCCACCGGATCGTCATTGCGTGCTTGGGGGCTGGGTATGGGTTTAGACTGGGGCTCTACATTTTTTATGCACGCATTCTGAATGCCACGGAAGATCCCCGTTATCAATTGATTCGTGACAAAATAGGCCCCAAAGCTGAGTGGTGGATGTTTATGTATTTCATGGGGCAGGCCCTGGCCATTGCGGTATTTTCTGTGCCACTGCTGGTGCTCATGGCCAATCCCGAGTCAACCTGGAATTGGTGGGAACTGGCAGGTGTCTGTGTGTGGTTCATTGGGGTTGGTGGAGAGACTATTTCAGATTATCAATTAATGCGTTTTCGCAGGCATGCCTACAACCAAGGGAAGACTTGTCGTGAGGGATTATGGCGATATTCCCGACACCCCAATTACTTTTTTGAAGGGGTCCATTGGTGTTCTTACGTTATCATGAGCGTGGGCCTGCCGAATGCATGGCTGACCCTGGTGGGCCCCATTCTGATGATTGGGGCGTTGCTGAAAGTAAGTGGAATTCCATTTGCCGAAGCCCAAGCGCTGGTAAGCCGGGGCGACGATTATCGAGAGTATCAACGGACTACGAATGCATTTATCCCGTGGTTTCCTAAAGAGGTGAAACGTTGA
- a CDS encoding MerR family transcriptional regulator, with protein MNMGLDFGEKSFFKIGEVSAITKLPASVLRFWESEFSFLRPRKSQGRHRVYDRQTIETVLEIKRMLYEEGYTIMGLKRYWRRRRRQPSTEVSPDRVEQVRNELQDILGILNSYSTKSGQMSVQ; from the coding sequence ATGAATATGGGGCTGGATTTCGGAGAAAAATCATTTTTTAAGATAGGCGAGGTCAGTGCCATTACCAAGTTGCCTGCCTCGGTTTTGCGATTTTGGGAGTCTGAGTTTAGTTTCTTGAGACCCCGAAAAAGCCAAGGGCGACACCGTGTCTATGATCGTCAAACAATTGAAACGGTGTTGGAGATAAAGAGAATGCTCTACGAAGAAGGGTATACCATTATGGGGCTGAAACGCTATTGGCGCCGTCGCCGAAGACAGCCATCCACCGAAGTTTCCCCAGATCGTGTAGAGCAAGTTCGAAACGAACTTCAGGATATCCTAGGAATTCTCAATTCCTACAGCACGAAATCAGGCCAAATGAGCGTTCAGTAA
- a CDS encoding integration host factor subunit alpha — protein MRKADIANEICEKVGVSKTEAMDLVEYVLDSIKGVLKNGEPVKVAGFGNFMVRSKGERKGRNPRTGEEIAITPRRVVTFRASQIFKKYVNS, from the coding sequence ATGCGAAAAGCGGATATCGCCAACGAGATTTGTGAAAAGGTGGGAGTGTCAAAGACCGAAGCCATGGATCTTGTTGAATATGTCCTGGATTCGATTAAAGGGGTGTTGAAAAACGGTGAACCTGTGAAAGTGGCTGGGTTTGGAAACTTCATGGTTCGAAGTAAGGGTGAGCGAAAGGGGAGAAATCCGCGGACTGGGGAGGAAATTGCCATAACCCCTAGGCGTGTAGTGACCTTTCGCGCCAGCCAGATTTTCAAAAAATACGTAAACTCCTAA
- the cimA gene encoding citramalate synthase, with translation MKLEIYDTTLRDGAQAEDVSFSVDDKIRIAQKLDELGIHFIEGGWPGANPRDIEFFQMIKAIPLQQAKIVAFGSTRKAGNVAENDPTLQALLAADTRIITIFGKSWPLHVTEALGTTLENNLELIQDSIAYLRSCGKSVFYDAEHFFDGYKADSEYALETVRRAVEGGAERIILCDTNGGTMPWEIEAIWPKVQAICQVPLGIHAHNDAELAVANTLVAVQLGARQVQGTMNGIGERCGNVNLCSVLANLELKMNHPVLGEGRLQHLRNASLFVSEIANLLPNKRQAYIGDAAFAHKGGVHIHAVQKNPLTYEHVPPESVGNRQRVLVSDNTGRSGVAHKLEEYGVTLPRDHPRVQQLLAQLKDRERDGFQFEGAEGSFEIMVREALGTHRPAFSLLGLRVIVEKRDAEEVPRTEATIKVQVGDVIEHTAAVGDGPVNAIDNALRKALEKFYPELREVDLLDYKVRVLAGNHGTESKVRVLIESGDHKAKWGTVGVSENIIEASWQALADSIEYKLLNRDQEAKEPNDG, from the coding sequence ATGAAACTAGAAATCTACGATACGACCCTTCGGGATGGTGCCCAGGCTGAGGATGTGAGCTTTTCCGTAGATGATAAGATTCGCATTGCTCAAAAGTTGGATGAACTTGGCATACATTTTATCGAAGGAGGATGGCCGGGGGCCAACCCGCGTGATATCGAATTTTTCCAGATGATCAAAGCGATTCCCTTACAACAGGCCAAGATCGTTGCCTTTGGTTCGACTCGAAAAGCCGGGAATGTGGCAGAGAACGATCCAACGCTTCAAGCTCTTTTGGCAGCGGATACCCGCATCATTACAATTTTTGGCAAAAGTTGGCCGTTGCATGTGACCGAAGCTTTGGGGACGACATTGGAAAATAATCTCGAATTAATCCAGGACTCCATTGCCTATCTTCGTTCCTGCGGAAAGTCAGTGTTCTATGATGCAGAACATTTCTTTGATGGATATAAAGCGGATTCTGAATATGCCTTGGAAACCGTGCGACGGGCGGTTGAAGGCGGAGCCGAACGCATCATTCTGTGCGATACGAATGGCGGAACCATGCCCTGGGAGATTGAAGCTATTTGGCCAAAAGTCCAAGCGATCTGTCAGGTGCCGTTGGGTATTCATGCGCATAATGATGCAGAATTGGCTGTGGCGAACACCCTTGTTGCGGTGCAACTGGGAGCCCGTCAGGTTCAGGGGACTATGAATGGGATTGGAGAGCGATGTGGGAATGTCAACCTGTGTTCGGTTTTGGCCAATCTTGAATTGAAAATGAATCACCCGGTTTTGGGTGAAGGGCGGTTGCAGCACCTTCGGAATGCCTCGCTCTTTGTGTCGGAGATTGCGAATCTGTTGCCGAATAAGCGGCAGGCCTATATTGGAGATGCGGCCTTTGCGCATAAAGGTGGGGTTCATATTCACGCGGTTCAGAAAAATCCGTTGACGTATGAACATGTTCCCCCAGAATCCGTAGGGAATCGTCAACGAGTGTTGGTATCGGACAATACGGGCCGGAGTGGCGTGGCTCATAAGCTGGAAGAATATGGAGTGACACTTCCCAGAGATCATCCGCGAGTTCAGCAATTGTTGGCTCAATTGAAGGATCGTGAGCGGGATGGATTCCAATTTGAGGGCGCGGAAGGTTCATTCGAAATCATGGTGCGAGAAGCCTTGGGAACTCATCGGCCTGCCTTCTCTCTCCTTGGGTTGCGAGTGATAGTCGAAAAACGTGATGCCGAGGAGGTTCCCCGAACTGAAGCAACCATTAAGGTGCAAGTTGGCGATGTTATTGAGCATACCGCCGCGGTAGGGGATGGTCCTGTCAATGCCATCGATAACGCGCTCAGAAAGGCCCTGGAAAAATTTTATCCGGAATTACGAGAAGTTGACTTGTTGGATTATAAAGTGCGGGTCCTTGCAGGTAATCACGGGACCGAGTCCAAAGTGCGGGTACTGATTGAATCAGGGGACCATAAGGCCAAATGGGGTACGGTCGGAGTCTCGGAAAATATCATTGAAGCAAGCTGGCAGGCCTTGGCCGACAGCATTGAATACAAACTCCTCAACCGTGATCAAGAGGCCAAAGAACCCAATGATGGTTGA
- a CDS encoding aspartate kinase: MALLVQKFGGTSVGSLDRIHRVAERVEETVRAGHQVLVVLSAMSGETDRLMRLAHEVTTRPDDRELDVLLSSGERVTIALLAMELRGRGVNARSFTGRQVGIVTNSSHTRARIEKIMASPVQQALAEGVVPVVAGFQGVNERSEVTTLGRGGSDLTAVALAASLKADRCVIFTDVDGVYTADPNIVPDARRIHKLSYEEMLELASLGAKVLQARSVEFAAKYGVPVEVKSSFQEGEGTLVTHEDADMERAVVSGVTGDRNQAKVTVIGVPDRPGIAADLFTAVAGASISVDMIIQNVSQGSLADISFTMPRSDIARALPLMEKAKDELGAQTIEVKDEIAKVSIVGVGMRSHSGVASRMFQTLSREGINIMMISTSEIKISCVLHEKDLNSAIRALHQEFGLGQPVDA, from the coding sequence ATGGCGCTCTTAGTTCAAAAATTTGGAGGGACGTCTGTCGGAAGCCTTGATCGGATTCATCGGGTGGCCGAACGGGTAGAGGAAACCGTGCGAGCTGGCCACCAGGTATTGGTAGTGTTGTCGGCGATGAGCGGAGAGACCGATCGATTAATGCGATTGGCTCATGAAGTGACCACGCGACCCGATGATCGTGAACTCGATGTGTTGCTCTCTTCGGGGGAACGAGTCACCATTGCGCTATTAGCGATGGAGCTTCGTGGCCGAGGCGTTAATGCGCGCTCCTTTACGGGTCGCCAGGTAGGGATTGTCACCAATAGCTCGCATACGCGAGCCCGAATTGAAAAAATCATGGCGTCCCCGGTTCAGCAAGCCCTTGCCGAAGGGGTGGTGCCTGTGGTGGCTGGATTCCAGGGGGTGAATGAACGATCTGAAGTGACGACACTCGGTCGTGGAGGATCTGATTTAACTGCCGTGGCACTGGCGGCCTCGTTAAAGGCCGATCGGTGCGTTATTTTTACCGATGTGGATGGGGTTTATACGGCTGATCCCAATATTGTGCCGGATGCTCGAAGGATTCACAAATTATCGTATGAAGAAATGTTAGAGTTAGCGAGTCTTGGGGCGAAAGTACTTCAAGCCCGTTCGGTAGAATTTGCCGCGAAATATGGCGTTCCGGTAGAAGTGAAATCAAGCTTTCAAGAGGGAGAAGGCACACTCGTGACACATGAAGATGCGGATATGGAACGGGCGGTGGTGTCGGGCGTGACTGGTGATCGCAATCAAGCCAAGGTCACCGTCATTGGTGTCCCTGATCGACCGGGGATTGCTGCGGATCTTTTTACTGCTGTGGCGGGGGCCTCAATATCCGTGGATATGATTATTCAAAATGTGAGCCAAGGATCGCTGGCCGATATTTCGTTTACCATGCCTCGAAGCGATATTGCACGGGCGTTGCCCTTAATGGAGAAGGCAAAAGACGAACTAGGTGCTCAAACAATTGAGGTCAAAGATGAAATCGCCAAAGTGTCTATCGTGGGGGTGGGAATGCGCTCCCATTCGGGTGTGGCCTCGCGAATGTTCCAGACACTCTCCCGTGAAGGCATTAACATCATGATGATTAGTACCTCAGAAATTAAAATAAGTTGTGTGCTCCATGAAAAAGATTTGAATTCTGCCATTCGAGCATTGCATCAAGAGTTTGGTTTAGGGCAGCCGGTTGACGCGTAA